Part of the Papaver somniferum cultivar HN1 unplaced genomic scaffold, ASM357369v1 unplaced-scaffold_23331, whole genome shotgun sequence genome is shown below.
ATAAGAATTAAGAATCTGACATATTCTACACAACATTTCATCCATTTCCTCCATTTTTCACCAAAATTCATAAGAGCAATAATTTCATCTAAGAAGTCCCATCTAACATGATCAAAAGCCTTTTCAAAGTCCACTTTCACAAGCAACCCTGCTTTCCCACTTCTTCTTCTAGAATCATAAGTTCATTAGCCACAAGCACACTATCTAGGATTTGTCTTTTCTTGATGAAGGCAGATTGACGAGAAGAAATGATTGATGGAAGCACTTCCTTGAATCTGTCTGCAAGAACCTTAGAAATAATTTTATACAAACCATGAACCAAGC
Proteins encoded:
- the LOC113340789 gene encoding uncharacterized protein LOC113340789; its protein translation is RRSGKAGLLVKVDFEKAFDHVRWDFLDEIIALMNFGEKWRKWMKCCVEYVRFLILINGSATGYFKSEKGIRQGDSISPFLFLLVGEALSFMIKNAQEQVLIAGFQVNECSS